The Lysinibacillus pakistanensis genome includes a window with the following:
- the trpA gene encoding tryptophan synthase subunit alpha, which yields MTTLQQAIEQTKIAGHKAFVPYIMAGDGGLETLRPTILKLQQLEVTAIEVGIPFTDPVADGPTIERAGERALAAGVTLRKVLEELASFRAEIHVPLVVMTYFNPILAYGLEEFAKACVAGGVKGLIVPDVPLEESAILQKALNPHSIDIIQLVSLTSPPDRIARIAAASQGFVYAVTVNGITGARSSFADDLDDHFARLREASEIPVMAGFGISTPEQVISMGALSDGVIVGSAIVTALHEKNWHKIESLVLASKGVLEKSTL from the coding sequence ATGACAACATTACAGCAGGCAATTGAACAAACAAAAATTGCTGGTCATAAAGCATTTGTGCCATATATTATGGCAGGAGATGGTGGGCTAGAAACGTTAAGACCTACGATTCTAAAGCTTCAGCAATTGGAAGTGACGGCCATTGAGGTCGGTATCCCATTTACAGACCCTGTTGCGGATGGTCCAACAATAGAACGAGCAGGTGAACGAGCATTAGCGGCAGGTGTGACATTACGGAAGGTGCTAGAAGAACTGGCCTCCTTTAGAGCAGAGATTCACGTACCATTAGTGGTTATGACTTATTTTAATCCTATTTTAGCTTATGGCTTAGAGGAATTTGCGAAAGCTTGTGTGGCAGGGGGGGTAAAGGGGTTAATCGTTCCTGATGTTCCATTAGAGGAAAGTGCTATATTACAGAAGGCATTAAATCCCCATAGTATTGACATCATTCAGCTAGTATCGTTAACAAGTCCACCTGACCGAATCGCACGTATCGCGGCTGCTAGTCAAGGTTTTGTCTACGCTGTGACAGTCAATGGCATTACTGGGGCACGCTCAAGCTTTGCAGATGATTTAGATGACCATTTTGCTCGCTTACGTGAAGCAAGTGAAATTCCTGTTATGGCAGGGTTTGGTATTTCGACACCTGAGCAGGTAATTAGTATGGGTGCGCTTAGTGATGGGGTTATTGTTGGTAGTGCGATTGTGACGGCACTACACGAAAAAAATTGGCATAAGATTGAATCATTAGTGCTCGCTTCTAAAGGTGTGCTAGAGAAGTCTACTCTTTAA
- the trpC gene encoding indole-3-glycerol phosphate synthase TrpC yields MNILNKIIEQKKIEVCALLEQPDPLAYFTEKPRPSLFEQLRTSETLQVISEMKRASPSKGLIAEGADPVAQAKIYEQAGAAAISVLTDKEFFKGSFKDLAEVADVVQIPLLCKDFMIDRVQIRFAKASGASIILLIAAALTDEILRDLYSYATSLNLEVLVEVHDLQELERALAVGAQLIGVNNRDLRSFEVSLERTREIAQAFPFEEERVLISESGIWHQEDAKTVAAMGASGVLVGESLMRSGDAGAALKSLQVSKLEASV; encoded by the coding sequence GGTTTGTGCTTTACTTGAACAGCCTGACCCACTTGCTTATTTTACAGAAAAGCCACGCCCATCATTATTTGAGCAATTACGAACATCGGAAACATTACAGGTTATCTCTGAGATGAAGCGTGCATCGCCTTCTAAAGGGCTTATTGCAGAAGGAGCAGATCCAGTTGCTCAAGCAAAAATATATGAACAAGCAGGGGCAGCGGCTATTTCTGTACTAACAGATAAGGAATTTTTTAAAGGGTCCTTTAAGGATTTAGCCGAGGTAGCCGATGTTGTTCAAATACCTCTTCTTTGTAAGGATTTTATGATTGACCGTGTACAAATTCGATTTGCCAAAGCATCAGGTGCATCCATTATTTTATTAATTGCCGCTGCATTAACAGATGAGATACTGCGAGATTTATATAGCTATGCGACAAGTTTAAATTTAGAGGTATTAGTTGAAGTGCATGATCTTCAGGAGCTTGAACGAGCTTTGGCAGTAGGAGCTCAATTGATTGGCGTTAATAACCGTGATTTACGTTCCTTTGAGGTGAGCTTAGAACGAACACGTGAAATTGCACAAGCTTTCCCGTTCGAAGAGGAGCGCGTGTTAATTAGTGAAAGTGGCATTTGGCACCAGGAAGATGCTAAAACGGTGGCAGCAATGGGGGCCAGTGGTGTTCTTGTTGGCGAGTCCTTGATGCGCAGTGGTGATGCAGGAGCCGCACTAAAAAGTTTACAGGTAAGCAAGTTGGAGGCATCTGTATGA
- the trpB gene encoding tryptophan synthase subunit beta, with the protein MVNSIANSVPTKEGRYGKFGGQFVPETLMTALQELEFAYDEAMSDQKFTDELAYYLQQYVGRETPLYYAENLTQELGGAKIYLKREDLNHTGAHKINNAIGQALLAKRMGKKKIVAETGAGQHGVATATACALLNLECVVFMGAEDIKRQQLNVFRMELLGTKVESVETGSKTLKDAVNAALRYWVTNVEDTHYILGSALGPHPFPKIVRDFQRVIGVETRQQILEKEGRLPDAVVACIGGGSNAIGMFHPFVDDEAVALYGVEAAGSGIETGKHAAAIAGGQLGVLHGAYMYLLQDDNGFVQEAHSISAGLDYPGKGPEHCYLHDIGRAHFDAITDSEALEGLQLLSRTEGILPALESSHAIAYTAKLAKTMSTDDIIVICLSGRGDKDVHTVRKALGGDVS; encoded by the coding sequence ATGGTAAATTCAATAGCAAATAGCGTACCGACAAAGGAAGGACGTTACGGAAAATTTGGAGGACAATTTGTTCCAGAAACATTAATGACAGCCTTGCAGGAATTAGAGTTTGCTTATGATGAGGCAATGAGCGATCAGAAATTTACGGATGAGCTAGCTTATTATTTACAACAATATGTTGGGCGTGAGACACCGTTGTACTACGCAGAAAACTTAACTCAGGAGCTAGGTGGTGCGAAAATTTACTTAAAGCGAGAAGATTTAAATCATACTGGCGCCCATAAAATCAATAATGCCATAGGTCAGGCACTACTGGCTAAACGAATGGGTAAAAAGAAAATTGTAGCTGAAACCGGAGCAGGGCAGCATGGCGTAGCAACGGCAACAGCATGTGCACTATTAAACCTTGAGTGTGTTGTCTTTATGGGTGCTGAGGATATCAAACGTCAACAGCTAAATGTATTTCGCATGGAGCTACTTGGTACAAAAGTGGAGTCTGTCGAAACAGGGTCTAAAACATTGAAAGATGCTGTTAATGCTGCACTTCGCTATTGGGTGACAAATGTTGAGGACACGCATTATATTTTAGGCTCAGCTTTAGGGCCACATCCATTCCCAAAAATCGTCAGAGACTTCCAGCGTGTCATTGGTGTTGAAACGAGACAGCAAATTTTAGAAAAGGAAGGTCGTTTACCAGATGCAGTTGTTGCCTGTATCGGTGGTGGCAGTAATGCAATTGGTATGTTTCATCCCTTTGTCGATGACGAAGCTGTAGCGTTATATGGTGTGGAGGCTGCTGGAAGTGGTATTGAAACAGGAAAACATGCAGCAGCTATTGCCGGTGGTCAGCTAGGTGTTTTACATGGAGCATATATGTATTTATTACAGGATGATAATGGCTTTGTACAGGAGGCGCACTCTATATCTGCTGGACTAGATTATCCAGGAAAGGGCCCAGAACATTGCTATTTACATGATATTGGCCGTGCTCATTTTGATGCGATTACAGATAGTGAAGCACTTGAAGGCTTACAGTTACTAAGTCGTACAGAAGGCATACTTCCTGCATTAGAGAGCTCTCATGCTATTGCTTATACAGCAAAGCTGGCGAAAACAATGTCTACAGATGACATCATTGTTATATGCTTATCAGGTCGAGGAGATAAAGATGTTCATACAGTCCGTAAAGCATTAGGAGGGGATGTATCATGA
- a CDS encoding adenine phosphoribosyltransferase gives MDLKQYVTTVENWPKEGISFKDITTIMDNGPAYKYATDQIVTYAKELGAEIIVGPEARGFIIGCPVAYALEIGFAPVRKPGKLPREVVSADYGLEYGKDTLTMHKDAIKPGQKVLICDDLLATGGTVEATVRLVEQLGGQVVGCAFLIELTELNGRAKLGDLNVKTLIEY, from the coding sequence ATGGATTTAAAGCAATATGTAACAACGGTTGAGAACTGGCCAAAAGAGGGCATTAGCTTCAAGGATATCACAACAATTATGGATAATGGTCCAGCATACAAATATGCAACAGATCAAATTGTCACGTATGCGAAAGAGTTAGGCGCAGAAATTATAGTGGGTCCAGAGGCTCGTGGTTTTATTATTGGGTGTCCAGTTGCTTATGCCCTTGAAATTGGCTTTGCCCCTGTTCGTAAACCAGGAAAATTACCCCGTGAAGTGGTAAGTGCTGATTATGGTCTTGAATACGGAAAAGATACATTAACTATGCATAAAGATGCCATTAAACCAGGTCAAAAGGTGTTAATTTGTGATGATTTACTTGCAACTGGCGGTACTGTTGAAGCAACAGTTCGTTTAGTGGAACAATTGGGTGGTCAGGTTGTTGGCTGTGCCTTCCTAATCGAATTAACAGAGCTAAACGGCCGTGCAAAACTTGGCGATTTAAATGTGAAAACACTTATTGAATATTAA
- a CDS encoding MarR family winged helix-turn-helix transcriptional regulator gives MENNLKTIDYTQICVCANLRKKTRVVTQLYDRLLQPTGLKVTQYSMLANIAHQQTVSISRLGEILQLDQTTVTRNINILKQSGYVELTKNPQDARTKIISLTDKGKEKLNEATPIWQTIQERIIADIGIDQYANFYDTLRTIQKIIRSYDEA, from the coding sequence ATGGAGAATAATCTGAAGACAATAGATTATACGCAGATATGTGTTTGCGCAAACCTTAGAAAAAAAACAAGAGTAGTGACACAATTATATGATAGGTTGCTACAGCCAACAGGTCTAAAGGTCACACAATATTCAATGCTTGCCAATATCGCTCATCAACAAACCGTTTCGATAAGTCGATTAGGCGAAATTCTGCAACTTGACCAAACCACCGTAACACGGAATATAAATATATTAAAGCAAAGTGGCTATGTTGAATTAACAAAAAATCCACAAGATGCTCGTACAAAAATTATTTCATTAACAGATAAGGGAAAGGAAAAACTAAATGAAGCCACCCCTATTTGGCAGACTATTCAAGAAAGGATTATTGCTGATATCGGCATTGATCAATATGCAAATTTCTATGACACATTAAGAACCATCCAAAAAATCATCCGCTCTTACGATGAAGCATAG
- the recJ gene encoding single-stranded-DNA-specific exonuclease RecJ, with translation MILSKKRWRVERPDAKLVQTLQNDLQLSAIAAKILAARGCTTTTDAESLLNMTEANIHDPFLMHNMAEAVARIEQALEDGEKILVYGDYDADGVTSTTVMLNVLLDLGADVSFKIPNRFIHGYGPHGDLFREACDEGVKLIITVDNGISGIEPIRIAKELGMDVIVTDHHEPGDELPPADIILHPRIPEGHYPFGELAGVGVAFKLAHALYGELPTHLIELVAVGTIADLVPLVDENRYLVKRGIEEMRRSLSPWVLAMCEVASAEQAKINEETIGFYFGPRLNAVGRLGEAAPGVELLMAEDHAKATALAKQLNACNSERKDIVKSITDQAVALIESDEKIRNSLVIVIAGEGWNAGVVGIVASRLVELYYRPTIVLSLDNEKGTAKGSARSIEGFHLYNELAKNRDILPHFGGHPMAAGMTLASEHVDELRLRLDAQAKACLSQEQLTPVLTIDIPLKLDEISADAIEEISTLGPYGTDFPKPVYVLEDVEISSMRKIGAAENHIKMELTDGYEKLDSVGFNKGHLHDELTYGIKVSFTGDLQINEWQGRKKAQFMIEDVQTTEWQLFDIRGIRQTARWLNTIPKEEVTFIAFRQETVTYYQSLIGEPILAVDSSLSNVEQSNYIVLLDLPQNVQLLENVLQKTAPSRIYAHFYMPDSQYFNGLPTREQFAWYYKFLKNRPAFPLNMHLADLAKHTGWPLDALKFMTQVFFELGFVKMESGLTTVNVNATKQALTEAPSYKQRSEQIEMEQKLVYAPYIELKQWFDERLH, from the coding sequence ATGATTCTATCAAAAAAAAGATGGCGAGTGGAGCGACCAGATGCCAAACTTGTACAAACATTACAAAATGACCTACAGCTATCTGCAATTGCGGCAAAGATTTTAGCGGCACGGGGCTGCACAACAACCACTGATGCAGAGAGTTTATTAAATATGACAGAGGCAAATATTCATGACCCATTTTTAATGCATAACATGGCAGAAGCTGTGGCACGTATTGAGCAAGCACTTGAAGATGGAGAAAAAATATTAGTTTATGGCGATTATGATGCCGATGGTGTGACAAGTACAACTGTCATGCTTAATGTGCTACTTGATCTTGGAGCGGATGTATCGTTTAAAATTCCGAATCGTTTTATTCATGGCTATGGACCTCATGGGGATTTATTTCGTGAAGCATGTGACGAGGGTGTCAAGCTAATTATTACAGTAGATAATGGAATTTCGGGCATTGAACCGATTCGTATTGCGAAGGAACTTGGAATGGATGTTATTGTCACAGACCATCATGAACCTGGCGATGAATTACCACCAGCGGATATTATTTTACATCCTCGTATACCAGAAGGGCATTATCCATTTGGCGAGCTTGCAGGTGTAGGTGTCGCTTTTAAGTTAGCGCATGCCCTATATGGGGAGTTACCTACACATTTAATAGAATTGGTAGCTGTCGGAACAATTGCAGATTTAGTACCATTAGTGGATGAAAATCGCTATCTTGTCAAACGAGGAATAGAAGAAATGCGCCGTTCTCTTAGCCCTTGGGTATTGGCAATGTGTGAAGTAGCAAGTGCCGAGCAAGCTAAAATCAACGAAGAAACAATCGGCTTTTATTTTGGTCCTCGCTTAAATGCAGTTGGTCGCCTTGGCGAAGCAGCACCAGGTGTAGAGCTATTAATGGCCGAGGATCATGCAAAGGCAACAGCATTGGCAAAACAGCTCAATGCATGTAATAGTGAACGCAAAGATATTGTTAAAAGCATAACAGATCAGGCAGTTGCTCTTATTGAATCGGATGAAAAAATTCGCAATTCACTTGTTATAGTTATAGCAGGAGAGGGCTGGAATGCAGGTGTCGTGGGAATAGTTGCATCTCGACTTGTTGAACTTTATTACCGTCCAACAATTGTACTTTCATTAGACAATGAAAAAGGGACAGCAAAAGGCTCTGCCCGTAGTATTGAAGGATTCCATTTGTACAATGAACTAGCCAAGAATAGAGATATACTGCCTCATTTTGGTGGGCATCCTATGGCAGCCGGCATGACATTAGCTAGCGAGCATGTTGACGAATTAAGATTACGCTTAGATGCTCAAGCAAAAGCTTGTTTATCACAGGAGCAACTGACACCTGTATTGACTATCGACATTCCTCTGAAGCTGGATGAAATTTCAGCAGATGCCATTGAAGAAATTTCAACGCTTGGTCCATATGGTACAGATTTTCCAAAGCCTGTTTATGTGCTTGAAGATGTAGAGATATCCTCTATGCGGAAAATTGGGGCAGCAGAAAACCATATAAAAATGGAATTGACGGATGGCTATGAAAAATTGGATAGTGTCGGTTTCAATAAAGGACATTTACACGACGAGTTAACATATGGAATAAAAGTATCATTTACTGGGGATTTACAAATTAACGAATGGCAAGGGCGTAAAAAAGCACAATTTATGATAGAGGATGTCCAAACGACAGAATGGCAATTATTTGATATTCGTGGTATTCGTCAAACGGCTCGCTGGTTAAATACCATTCCGAAAGAAGAAGTAACTTTTATTGCCTTCCGTCAAGAGACGGTGACTTACTACCAATCTCTTATTGGTGAGCCTATTTTAGCAGTAGATTCTTCACTTTCAAATGTGGAACAAAGCAATTATATCGTGCTTTTAGATTTACCACAAAATGTTCAACTGTTAGAAAATGTCTTGCAAAAAACAGCTCCATCCCGTATTTATGCACATTTCTATATGCCTGATTCGCAATATTTTAATGGATTGCCGACTCGCGAGCAATTTGCTTGGTACTATAAATTTTTGAAAAACCGTCCTGCTTTTCCACTCAATATGCATTTAGCTGATTTAGCAAAGCATACAGGTTGGCCGTTAGATGCATTAAAATTTATGACACAGGTGTTTTTTGAGCTTGGTTTTGTTAAAATGGAGAGTGGACTGACGACTGTCAACGTGAATGCCACAAAACAGGCGCTTACGGAGGCACCGTCTTACAAACAACGTTCAGAACAGATTGAAATGGAGCAAAAGCTAGTTTATGCCCCTTATATAGAATTAAAACAATGGTTTGATGAACGATTACATTAA
- a CDS encoding phosphoribosylanthranilate isomerase, protein MTKVKICGLKEQQHVRAAVEAGADAIGFVFAPSKRQISIEQAHQLAKEVPGEVLKIGVFVNPSVEELRAAVEGVPLDYVQFHGEETPKFIRQQGYPAIKALSVRDEEDVRAAANYNVDYYLFDAPGTDFKGGSGHTFDWTLLEMAGIPRDKLILAGGLKAENIAQAVSLVSPYMVDVSSGVETDGIKDEAKINAFIQAVKKGRA, encoded by the coding sequence ATGACAAAGGTTAAAATTTGTGGACTGAAGGAACAGCAGCATGTACGAGCGGCGGTAGAGGCAGGGGCAGATGCCATTGGTTTTGTCTTTGCCCCAAGCAAACGCCAAATTTCTATTGAACAGGCACATCAATTAGCAAAAGAAGTACCAGGAGAAGTTTTGAAAATAGGAGTCTTTGTTAATCCAAGTGTGGAGGAATTGCGAGCCGCTGTAGAAGGCGTGCCACTAGATTATGTGCAGTTCCATGGTGAAGAGACACCTAAATTTATCCGTCAGCAAGGTTATCCAGCGATTAAGGCGCTATCAGTCCGAGATGAAGAAGATGTTCGTGCGGCTGCAAATTATAATGTTGACTATTATTTATTTGATGCACCAGGCACTGATTTTAAAGGCGGAAGCGGCCATACATTTGATTGGACACTTCTAGAGATGGCAGGGATTCCGCGAGATAAATTAATATTAGCGGGTGGTTTGAAAGCTGAAAATATTGCGCAGGCTGTATCGCTAGTATCGCCCTATATGGTAGATGTATCAAGCGGTGTGGAGACAGATGGTATAAAGGACGAAGCAAAAATAAATGCATTTATCCAGGCTGTAAAGAAGGGAAGAGCATAA